A stretch of Castanea sativa cultivar Marrone di Chiusa Pesio chromosome 2, ASM4071231v1 DNA encodes these proteins:
- the LOC142625528 gene encoding GDSL esterase/lipase At5g55050-like — MVGLHVFQTVSQPVVPAIFVFGDSTAGVGTNNYIPECGAKADMLFNGIDYPDAKPTGRFSNGYNTIDFIVQQLGYNESPPPFLSFVHEQQLQNLNESILNGTNFASEGSGLLDNTGRKID, encoded by the exons ATGGTTGGTTTGCATGTGTTCCAAACTGTGTCACAACCTGTGGTGCCggctatttttgtatttggggaCTCTACTGCAGGTGTAGGGACAAATAATTACATACCAGAGTGTGGAGCTAAGGCCGATATGCTTTTCAATGGGATTGATTACCCTGATGCTAAGCCAACAGGAAGGTTTAGCAATGGTTATAACACTATCGATTTTATTG TCCAACAATTGGGTTACAATGAGAGCCCGCcaccttttctttcatttgttcACGAGCAGCAGCTACAGAATCTGAACGAGAGCATCCTCAATGGTACTAACTTCGCCTCAGAAGGATCCGGACTTCTAGACAATACTGGAAGAAAAATAGATTGA